From Vicinamibacterales bacterium:
GCCACGATCGGCTCGATCGCCCGGCGGGCAATCAGCCAGTCGAGCACGCGCGACACCTGGCCCGAGCGCAGGTCGAGAAACACCGCCACCGGGTAGTCCCCTTCGTCCCGATAGCCCGCTGGCGTGTAGACGATGAGGCGGCAGGCTCCGCCGAGATTCTGACTCTCGACGCTGGCTTCGGTGATCAGGCCCGCGGGCGAGGCCGAAGGGTCCGCGAGCTCCGGCGGTGGCACGTAGCCGGGCATCACGAACTCGGAGGCCCGAAGGCCCCCGAGTTCCGGCCCGGCGGACTGGCGCGGGTTGTATGGGTCGACCCGGAAATCGGTCAGGCCGTAGGCGATGAGGTACTCGATGCGCGCGCGGGGCGCCACGGTCGCCTGGAGCGAGTACCAATCCGTACGCCCCACCCGCGTCATCCTGCCAGCCGTGAAGTCGAAGGTGCCGTCGGTGTGCTCGCCCCATCCGGTGACGTCCGACACGATGCGCGGCACGCGGCCCCCTGCGCGCCTGGCCAGGAACGTGACCGTCGCGTCGCCGCCGGCCGTCGGTTCGCCGATGATCGGAGTCGTCGCGTGTCCCGCCTCGATCGCGGCAACCGCCGCCTCGAGCGCAGCAACCTTGGAGGCCGGCTTGCCGCGCGACTGCGCCGCTAGCGGGCGCCACACGCACACACCAAGCGCGAGAATACCTGCCCCGGCAAGAGTGAAGAGGAAATGGCGATGCGACATGTGCGACCTCGAGGATTAGACACCGCAACCCTCGGACCGGCTGAGGCTCAGTTTCGCCCACGACGGCGTGACCCCACATACAAGCGCGGCCGGTAAGGCCGGCACTTCCGAGCTATACTGCCCGGCAAATGCGGGAGGAGGCCTCGGATGGAAGAACTGGATCGCCGTGGGTTCCTGAAGGCGGCCGGCTGCGGTGTGTTCATTCTCTTTTCGGTCGACGACCTCGCCGCGGCGGCACAGGAAGCAGGAGGCCAGCGCTCGTACCCGGACGATTTCAACGCCTATCTGAGAATCGGAGAAGATGGCCGTGTCGCGTGCTACTCGGGGAAGGTCGAGATGGGACAGGCCAACACGACGGCCCTGGCCCAGATGCTCGCCGACGAACTGGAGGTCCCGTTCGATCGCGTGGACATGGTCATGGGTGACACACGGCTGTGCCCGTGGGATGGAGGCACGAACGGCTCGCGCAGCATCAAGTACTTCGGACCTGCCCTGAGGGCCGCCGGCGCAGAGGCTCGTGAAGTCCTCATCCAGCTCGCGGCGGAACAACTTCAGCGACCGCCGGCGCAATTGACGGCCAAGGATGGGTTCGTCGTCGACCGCAACGGCGCGGGCATCCGCCTGGCCTACGGCGCGCTGACCGGAGGCAAGCGTATCGAGAGGCATCTCGCGCAGAAGCCGGCATTGAAGAGCCCCGCGAAATGCGTGGTGATCGGCAAGTCGCTGCGGCAGCGAGACGGTGTGGACAAGGTGACCGGAAAGGCGAAGTTCGCGGGGGACGTCCGCCTGCCGGGCATGCTCTACGGCAAGATCCTCCGGCCGCCGGCGCACGGAGCCCAGCTGAAGAGCGTCGATGTCGAGGGCGCCGGAACGTTCCCTGGCGCGCGAGTGTTCCGGGACGGCAACTTCATCGCGGTCGTCCATCCCACGCCTGACGGCGCGGCATCGGCCCTCCAGCGGATCAAGGCGGACTTCAGCCTCCCTGACAGCAAGGTGGACGACGGCAACATCCTCGAGCATCTGATGGCGCAGCCGGGCGAGGGCCGCGCCGTCGAGGGGAAAGGAGACCTCGCGAAGGGACGCGAGATGGCGGCTGTCACGTTCGATGGGACATACTTCACCCCCTACATCGCGCACGCGGCGATCGAAACGCATTCGGCGCTGGCGCACGTCGCGAGCGACGAGACGACCGTGTGGGTCTCGACACAGCGGCCCTTCGGCGTTCAGCAGGAAGTGGCGAAAGCAATCGGGATCCCGGGAGACAAGGTGCGGGTGATCACCCCGCTCGTCGGCGGCGGGTTCGGCGGAAAGAGCGCAGGCCCGCAGGCGGTCGAAGCCGCACGATTGTCGAAGCTGGCCGGAGCGCCCGTGCAGGTGGTCTGGAGCCGGGACGAGGAGTTCTTCTACGATACGTTTCGACCTGCGGCGTTCGTCAGGATCAGCTCCGGACTCGACTCCACCAACCGGATCACGTTCTGGGATTTCCAGGTCTTCTTCGCCGGCGACCGCAGCTCGCAGATGATCTACGACGTTCCTCACCTGAGGACAACCTCCACCGGCAGTTTCGGCGGCGGGGGGCCGCATCCCTTCGGCACCGGGGCGTGGCGTGGCCCGGGCAGCAACACGAACAGCTTCGCCCGCGAGTCCCATATCGACATCATGGCGGCCAGTGTGGGCATGGACCCGGTGGCGTTCCGGCTGAAGAACCTCGCCAACCCGCGAATGGCGCGCGTGCTCAAGGCCGCCGCCGACGCATTCAAGTGGACGCCGGCCAGGTCCCCGAGCAAACGCGGGTACGGCGTGGCGCTCCTGGACTACCTGAACACGTATGTCGCGGCCATGGCGGAAGTCGCCGTGGACAAGGTGACCGGGCAGATTCGCGTCAAGCGCGTCACGGTGGCACAGGATCTCGGGCAGGTGGTGAACCCCGAGGGAGCCCGGGTACAGATGGAGGGCAGCATCGTCATGGGGCTGTCGTCGGTCCTGACCGAGGAGATTCACTTTGGCGGCGGCAACATCAAGGAGCGAAACTTCGACCGCTACGACATCACCCGATTCTCGTGGGTGCCCGACATCGAGACGGTGCTCGTCGACAACCCCAATCTGGCGCCGCAAGGCTGCGGAGAGCCGACCATGACCTGCGTGGCGCCGATGATCGCCAACGCGCTATTCGACGCAACCGGCGTGAGGCTCTTCCGGCTTCCGCTGACGCCCGACAGGGTCAAGGCCGGGATGGCCCACTGATCGCGTCGCCGAATTCCGCCACGTCCAGTCGCAGCAGGAAGTCGGTGACGATGCGGTTCTTCTCTCGCACGGCGCTCGTGCGCTTCTGATAGACACAGAACCAGTCCTCGAGCAGGCGAAGCCTCGGAAACAGCGCCACGAGGTCGCCACGCGCGACCTTCCCGAGCACGGTGTACTTCGGCAGCACCGCGGCCCCGTATCCCTCCAGGGCGGCGTGGACCATCCCCCGAACCTGGTTCACCTCGATGATTCGCCCGGGCACCGGCCGCCGCCGCCCCGGAATCGACCGGAGCGCATTGGCCCACCAGACCCCGGCTTTGTCGAGCGACAGCACCGGCACCCGCTCGAGATCGATCGGGCGGCGGGCCATATCAAGCAGGACCTGCACGAGGACCACAACGTCGGGGAACCGATCAAGAACTTCAACGGCCGCATCGTGTCGGTGGGAGTCGAGGACAGCCTGGCGCTGTCGCCCGCGCTGTCGCTGGTGGGCGGCGTCAGCGGAGATTGGCAGGCCACCACGAAAGCCCAGGACTATCAGAAGGGACAGGCTTTCGACCTGCTGGTGTCGTGCCGGACCAGCGGCACGTCATGCGGCGACGCCAATGGCCTCAACCCGCAGGTGGGGGTGTTCTACTCGGTCCCCACGGGCCAGGTCCGGATGACCCTGGCGCGCAAGACGCGCATGCCGTCGTTGAAGGATCGCTATTCGTACAAGTTCGGGACGGCCGTGCCCAACCCCGACCTGAAGGCCGAACACAACATCACCGTCGAGGGCGGATACCAGGGCACGCTCGGGCCGAAGACCTCGTTCCAGGCAACGGTGTTCTACAGCCGGATCGACGACCTCATCCAGCGCTTTTACCTGCGGCCGAATCTCGCGCAGCTCCGCAACATCGGGCGGGCCTACCACGCGGGATTCGAGCTGGATGCGCGCACAGAGATCGTTCGACGGCTGGATGTCGGCGCGAACTACACGTTCCTGAAGAGAGAGAATCTCAGCGACCCTCTCACGCCGCTCGTGGACACGCCGCGCCACAAGGGGCGGGTGTCGGTCACCGGCACCATCGCGTCGTTCCTGCACGCATCCGGCAACCTCGAATTCGAGGCGGACCGCCGGACGCAGAACGAGGCGGGTGCTTATCTGGACGTCCCGTCCTTCGTGACGGCGAGCGTGAAAGGCGTCTAGACGATTGGCGGGCGGCTGGACGCCGAACTGGCGCTCCTCAACGCCTTCGACAAGTACTACTGGGTGTCGGACGGGTACCCCGAGTCCGGCCGAACCATTGGAGTGACCGTTCGTTGCCGATTCTAATCAGGCGATCCGCCTTCCGCTCGGGCGGTCGTGTTGCTGCCTGCCTTGAAAGCGGGAGCGTCGAAGCAGGGACGCTTCAGAATCTGTACGCGACGTTGACGTAGTAGTTCCGGCCGGGTTCGCGCACCCGCGTCCCCAGACGGAACGGATCGCGCTGATACGACATGTGGTCCACGTACAGCGCGTCGAGCACGTTGTCCACTGCGAACGTCACGCGCACGTTGCGCTTCTGGCCGCCCACCTTGAGATTGAGTACGCCGTACGCCGGCATCGGCTCTTCCTGGAGGTCGGTGTCCACGTGGACGTGCTTCCCCGAGAACACCGCCTGGATCTCACCGAAGTAGGCCGACCGGTCGTACCGGATCGACGCGGTTCCGAGGAACGGGTGGATCTCCGCCACGTTCGGGCTCGTGATTCCGAGCGCAGGATTCGGATCCTTCGTGGCCCGGGTGTAGGACGCGTTGAACGACGTGAACAGGCTGTCGGTGACCGGACAGGTCGCGGTCAGCTCGCCGGTCCACATCCTCGCGTCGACGTTCGCATAGGAGCGGGCGGCGCTGTTCATGATTCCCGGCACGGCGTTGATCTTCTTCTGCGAGTGAACGGTGATGTAGTCGGTGAGGCGGTCGTGGTACACGGACGCGGAGACGACCGCTCGTCGGTGGGTGTAGCTCAGGCCGCCGGTCACGCCCGTGTTGCCGGTCGTGCGGAGGTTCGGACTTCCCACCCAGTCGCTCCCCGTCCGCTTGAGCGAGTAGTAGCGTTCCTGCGGGTCGGGCACCCGTTCGGTGTGGCCAACGCCCGCCGTCAGCTCGAACAGGTTGCCGACGCGGTGCGTCACGCGGGCCTTGGCCGATACGCCAGCGTCGGTCGTGGACGTGCTCCGCGTGCCGTTGTAGGCGTAGTAGAGGCCGGTGTTCGCCTTGCTCGCGTCCGCGGCGCTGCGGGACCAATCCACACGCCCTCCAACCTCCACCTTCGTCCCGGCGCCGAGCGTCCGCCGGTGTTCGACAAAAGCGCCCAGGTGATCGATGCTGACGTCGGGCACCGAGTACTGGGGCGCGTACTTCATGCCGGCCATGAGTGTTGAGATGTCCCAGTTCCGCCGGTAGGCTTCGACACCTGTGGAGATCGACCCCAATACCGCCTCGACGCTCCCCCCCGCGGTGTTCGTGTTCGCCTGCGAGGCCATGCTGTACTCTCGCGCCATCCCGATCGACGTGGTGCGAAACTGGTCGGTCATCCAGTGATTGACGCGGGTGTAGTAGGCTCGAGCGGCGACGGTATGGAACCAGCCGGAATGGCGCGCCCACTCGTAGCTCACGCTCGCGCGATCCGCGGTGTCCCAGATTCCGTCCATCTGCAGGTAGGCGTATTTTACGTCGGTCGCCTT
This genomic window contains:
- a CDS encoding alpha/beta hydrolase-fold protein; this translates as MSHRHFLFTLAGAGILALGVCVWRPLAAQSRGKPASKVAALEAAVAAIEAGHATTPIIGEPTAGGDATVTFLARRAGGRVPRIVSDVTGWGEHTDGTFDFTAGRMTRVGRTDWYSLQATVAPRARIEYLIAYGLTDFRVDPYNPRQSAGPELGGLRASEFVMPGYVPPPELADPSASPAGLITEASVESQNLGGACRLIVYTPAGYRDEGDYPVAVFLDLRSGQVSRVLDWLIARRAIEPIVAVFVGPTSRGGDHFTGAPLRTFLTDELPAWLASRFALTRSAGRRAVIGISFGAKDALGAALASTDVFNRLGLLVPGRRIDRADIDAIAERRNRRLRVAILAGRYDYANVPTARSLRQALAAAGHVVDYTEVPEGHSAVTWTHHLGGLLVSLFGPASAGTSPGRTRSSEERQRRF
- a CDS encoding molybdopterin cofactor-binding domain-containing protein, whose amino-acid sequence is MEELDRRGFLKAAGCGVFILFSVDDLAAAAQEAGGQRSYPDDFNAYLRIGEDGRVACYSGKVEMGQANTTALAQMLADELEVPFDRVDMVMGDTRLCPWDGGTNGSRSIKYFGPALRAAGAEAREVLIQLAAEQLQRPPAQLTAKDGFVVDRNGAGIRLAYGALTGGKRIERHLAQKPALKSPAKCVVIGKSLRQRDGVDKVTGKAKFAGDVRLPGMLYGKILRPPAHGAQLKSVDVEGAGTFPGARVFRDGNFIAVVHPTPDGAASALQRIKADFSLPDSKVDDGNILEHLMAQPGEGRAVEGKGDLAKGREMAAVTFDGTYFTPYIAHAAIETHSALAHVASDETTVWVSTQRPFGVQQEVAKAIGIPGDKVRVITPLVGGGFGGKSAGPQAVEAARLSKLAGAPVQVVWSRDEEFFYDTFRPAAFVRISSGLDSTNRITFWDFQVFFAGDRSSQMIYDVPHLRTTSTGSFGGGGPHPFGTGAWRGPGSNTNSFARESHIDIMAASVGMDPVAFRLKNLANPRMARVLKAAADAFKWTPARSPSKRGYGVALLDYLNTYVAAMAEVAVDKVTGQIRVKRVTVAQDLGQVVNPEGARVQMEGSIVMGLSSVLTEEIHFGGGNIKERNFDRYDITRFSWVPDIETVLVDNPNLAPQGCGEPTMTCVAPMIANALFDATGVRLFRLPLTPDRVKAGMAH
- a CDS encoding LysR substrate-binding domain-containing protein, whose protein sequence is MLSLDKAGVWWANALRSIPGRRRPVPGRIIEVNQVRGMVHAALEGYGAAVLPKYTVLGKVARGDLVALFPRLRLLEDWFCVYQKRTSAVREKNRIVTDFLLRLDVAEFGDAISGPSRP
- a CDS encoding TonB-dependent receptor, with the protein product MDHPPNLVHLDDSPGHRPPPPRNRPERIGPPDPGFVERQHRHPLEIDRAAGHIKQDLHEDHNVGEPIKNFNGRIVSVGVEDSLALSPALSLVGGVSGDWQATTKAQDYQKGQAFDLLVSCRTSGTSCGDANGLNPQVGVFYSVPTGQVRMTLARKTRMPSLKDRYSYKFGTAVPNPDLKAEHNITVEGGYQGTLGPKTSFQATVFYSRIDDLIQRFYLRPNLAQLRNIGRAYHAGFELDARTEIVRRLDVGANYTFLKRENLSDPLTPLVDTPRHKGRVSVTGTIASFLHASGNLEFEADRRTQNEAGAYLDVPSFVTASVKGV
- a CDS encoding TonB-dependent receptor: MSRPLLMVLCAVGLSAGLAGDLHAQIVSDSARQARSAASVPSRAEVRPDTAEVDGIVVGPDDARLPGVTVTITNTATRQVLTIVTADHGRFSGSNLAPGEYDLTATLDGFLQGSARLTLGAGESRAQNFKLALATVSESVNVIGSLVKETIAVSEIRESTARDVGEALAELNGVYKIRKGAIANDIIVHGFQSRNLTVLIDGDRVYGACPNGMDPAAFHADFAEVDHLDVGKGPYDVRHEGSLGGVVNVVTRAPAQGLHASPNLAFGSSGYINPSVTASAGTAAMSVLGGFSFRTSDAYEDGSGTLYTQYANYRPDQVAGKAFTANTGWVRGFVSPGAGHSVQVAYTRQKATDVKYAYLQMDGIWDTADRASVSYEWARHSGWFHTVAARAYYTRVNHWMTDQFRTTSIGMAREYSMASQANTNTAGGSVEAVLGSISTGVEAYRRNWDISTLMAGMKYAPQYSVPDVSIDHLGAFVEHRRTLGAGTKVEVGGRVDWSRSAADASKANTGLYYAYNGTRSTSTTDAGVSAKARVTHRVGNLFELTAGVGHTERVPDPQERYYSLKRTGSDWVGSPNLRTTGNTGVTGGLSYTHRRAVVSASVYHDRLTDYITVHSQKKINAVPGIMNSAARSYANVDARMWTGELTATCPVTDSLFTSFNASYTRATKDPNPALGITSPNVAEIHPFLGTASIRYDRSAYFGEIQAVFSGKHVHVDTDLQEEPMPAYGVLNLKVGGQKRNVRVTFAVDNVLDALYVDHMSYQRDPFRLGTRVREPGRNYYVNVAYRF